The following are encoded in a window of Mycolicibacterium tusciae JS617 genomic DNA:
- a CDS encoding serine/threonine-protein kinase, protein MPVEGTPFGRYQLIELIGRGGMGEVWRAYDSQIDRVVALKMLLSNLSEDPEFEQRFRREVRAAARLDDRHVVPIYDFGEIDGRLYVTMRLIAGTDLHTLLDDGPLTPPRAVAIIEQIAAALHAAHQTGLVHRDVKPSNILIDDNDFAYLIDFGIARTAEDGVTQTGAAIGTWAYMAPERFKADQINPSSDIYALACVLYECLTGQQPFPGDTFERVASGHIFMPPPRPSDISRTIPTALDAVIATGLAKQPSDRYPSAVEMASAAKEVITRPSQPSGTQVPPPAVGQAGPPSSPMLPQQSWAQPQRSAPVYSYPQVSAPNIHVPTMAPPPKSPGRNRGLLVGALVFVATLIVVAGVVAVVEFTGRDGSTATSASTSPSGSEFTGNYTADYGPGTDLEGKTVPNAPATTSNWAVRSECGASGCVATAANVSGVGMALLSNLTFDQLGGTWVAVGLASAQCSGDQPEELWVVFTLQPHPDGTLSGETIRASTNGACAAKRTVKFTRTGDPDPNKVPDPAVLPPRAVTPAEALHGSYQQTTTFANGNVVRGKVLSANTYCLRTGDRCMSLFHAVDGVVTLIFEDDKWTRNEAGTTMCPGGGTAQSTINAEYPMPPQLDDPIALLTGRGSQIISAGGACAGGGDFTDEFERTGD, encoded by the coding sequence ATGCCGGTGGAAGGCACGCCATTCGGTCGTTACCAGTTGATCGAGTTGATCGGTCGCGGCGGAATGGGCGAGGTTTGGCGCGCCTACGACAGCCAGATCGACCGCGTCGTGGCCCTCAAGATGCTGCTCTCGAATCTGAGTGAAGACCCAGAATTCGAGCAGCGATTCCGCCGGGAAGTCCGCGCCGCGGCACGTCTGGACGACCGCCACGTCGTACCGATCTACGACTTCGGCGAAATCGACGGTCGGCTGTACGTGACGATGCGGCTCATTGCCGGCACCGACCTGCACACCCTGCTCGACGACGGTCCGCTGACGCCGCCTCGCGCGGTCGCGATCATCGAGCAGATCGCCGCGGCACTGCACGCGGCCCACCAGACGGGACTCGTACACCGCGACGTCAAACCGTCGAACATCCTCATCGATGACAACGACTTCGCATATCTCATCGACTTCGGGATCGCCCGCACCGCCGAGGACGGCGTCACTCAGACCGGTGCGGCCATCGGCACGTGGGCCTACATGGCCCCGGAGCGTTTCAAGGCCGACCAGATCAACCCCAGCTCCGACATCTACGCGCTGGCCTGTGTGCTCTACGAATGCCTGACCGGCCAGCAGCCGTTCCCCGGTGACACCTTTGAGCGGGTCGCCAGCGGGCACATCTTCATGCCACCTCCGAGACCGTCCGATATCAGCCGAACCATCCCGACGGCGTTGGACGCGGTGATCGCCACCGGCCTGGCCAAACAACCGTCGGACCGCTATCCCAGTGCCGTCGAGATGGCCTCCGCCGCAAAGGAAGTCATCACCCGGCCAAGCCAACCCAGCGGTACACAAGTCCCACCGCCCGCGGTCGGTCAGGCCGGACCTCCGAGCTCACCGATGCTGCCGCAACAATCGTGGGCGCAACCACAGCGCAGCGCACCGGTGTATTCGTACCCGCAGGTCAGCGCGCCGAATATTCACGTGCCAACGATGGCCCCGCCACCGAAGAGTCCCGGGCGAAACCGTGGACTGCTTGTCGGTGCGCTGGTTTTCGTCGCCACCCTCATCGTGGTCGCCGGTGTGGTCGCCGTCGTGGAGTTCACTGGGCGCGACGGGTCCACCGCTACCTCAGCGTCCACCTCGCCGAGTGGAAGTGAATTCACCGGCAACTACACTGCCGACTACGGCCCCGGAACGGACCTGGAAGGCAAGACGGTTCCGAATGCGCCTGCAACGACCAGTAATTGGGCCGTCCGGTCGGAATGTGGTGCCAGCGGTTGTGTCGCGACGGCGGCCAACGTCAGTGGCGTCGGTATGGCCCTGCTGTCGAACCTGACTTTCGATCAGTTGGGCGGCACGTGGGTGGCCGTCGGCCTGGCCTCAGCACAGTGCAGCGGCGACCAACCCGAAGAGCTCTGGGTGGTGTTCACACTGCAACCGCATCCCGACGGCACCTTGTCCGGTGAAACCATCAGGGCTTCGACGAACGGCGCCTGCGCCGCCAAACGCACAGTGAAATTCACCCGTACCGGCGACCCCGACCCCAACAAGGTTCCCGATCCCGCCGTCCTCCCGCCGCGCGCGGTCACGCCGGCCGAAGCACTGCACGGCAGCTACCAGCAGACCACAACATTCGCCAATGGCAATGTCGTCCGCGGAAAGGTGCTGTCCGCCAACACTTACTGCCTCCGCACCGGCGATCGGTGCATGAGCCTGTTCCATGCAGTAGACGGCGTCGTCACGCTGATATTCGAGGATGACAAGTGGACGCGCAACGAAGCAGGAACCACCATGTGCCCCGGCGGCGGCACGGCGCAGTCGACGATCAACGCCGAGTATCCGATGCCCCCGCAGTTAGACGATCCGATCGCCCTGCTGACCGGGCGCGGAAGCCAAATCATATCGGCCGGTGGCGCTTGCGCCGGCGGTGGGGATTTCACCGACGAGTTCGAGCGCACGGGCGACTAG